A single window of Dermacentor albipictus isolate Rhodes 1998 colony chromosome 1, USDA_Dalb.pri_finalv2, whole genome shotgun sequence DNA harbors:
- the LOC139055577 gene encoding neuropeptide-like protein 31 has product MTFALIPAIQASNMKVTFFLVCLAVVFALAAAGGFGYGGYRRFGGGYGGIRLVRGFGYGGYGGGYRRYGGYGGYGGYGGYGGYGGYGGYGFGKGYHG; this is encoded by the exons ATGACATTTGCTCTCATCCCAGCTATCCAAGCAAGCAACATGAAGGTTACG TTCTTCCTCGTCTGCCTCGCCGTCGTCTTCGCTCTGGCTGCCGCCGGCGGCTTTGGCTACGGAGGATACAGACGCTTCGGCGGAGGCTATGGTGGCATCCGCCTAGTCAGGGGCTTCGGCTACGGAGGCTATGGAGGCGGATACAGGAGATACGGCGGCTATGGTGGATACGGCGGCTATGGTGGATACGGTGGCTATGGTGGATACGGTGGCTACGGATTCGGCAAGGGCTACCATGGATAA